In Tachypleus tridentatus isolate NWPU-2018 chromosome 3, ASM421037v1, whole genome shotgun sequence, the sequence gataattaattgttttatatgtaacGAAATGgataaaacaacagaaacagaTAAGGTTTTGACACACCAGTAGAACTTTCAACATTCTTtggtaacaaaaacaaataagaaactgAATACTACAAAATAGACGTATGTTGTTGTGTTGACAAACTAAGTAAagtagttaaaaaaattaaacctattGATCCGAAATACGTTACCATGgtgtataaagaaaaataaacctgtCCTAACTTTTAAATAGAACTCACAGTATGTAAGGAAGGGGGACATGTATATCTTTGCGATTCTGCTTTCTTTCCCTGTGGCTAGTTTCGCTAAACATCCTATTCAGACCAGGCAAGATCGCGTCGTTGTTACAAATCCTTTCTTTATGAATCATCAGACAAACAACAAACCGGATGTTTTAAGATACGATCTGTAAATGAAAAGGTTCTACCGTCACTGCCATTTTAATTTCTTCCGTaacgtttgttttcaatttcgcgcaaagctacacgagggttatctgcgctagccgtctctaatttagcagtttaagactagagggaaggcagaacacatatagcacattgtgtagctttgcgcttaattataaacaagcaaacgcaaacatttaatgaaagaaaaatgggctactctttcaccaacgaatagtgggattgaccgtcacattattacaatccccggctgaaagagcgaacatgtttggtgtgacgaagatttgaaactgcgaccctcagattacgagtcgagtgctttaattacctgggcatgccgggcttTACATACAGAAGGAAATCTTTTTTTGTATCGGCTTTGATTTTCAAaacgaataattattttataaaacacgaAAGAGTGACTCATAAAATGACTATGAGTTCATTCTCTGAAGAATACATTATTCGTAAACTTGTTCTTCAAATGTGTATCTGAAGTAACCTTGAACCTTTCTTTCCACGATAAGAAAATTCAAACAGTTGACGTAAACCTTCGACTCTTAAAAGACAGAGGGGTATGTCTGTGGACACCCACCGTTAAAAATcagttttcgatacccgtcgtggagAGAACGTATATAGCACATTGTGGAGCTTCGCTCTTAATTACAAATAAGCAAATGCAAACATTTAATGAAAGAACCTTGGGATATcatgttgtttttcattaaaaattaataattaaattgatCAGCAATAAATCTACGGTGTGGACATTTGTTTTTATCCTTTTATTAATAAGccacaataaaatgttatttgaagaTCTGGtaagttataaaaaacacaataagaattacatttaaattcgtttaaaacaacaatgaaacactTTAATAATCGATAATATATATATCGAACCAcaaattctagcgttgtaagttttaaacttaccgctgtcctagttATATTGTTTCAATTTCATGTTGTAGTTGGTATttctttaagataaaaaaaaaacaacaaaacaaacaacaaccagaATGTTAGATGTAAGTGGATATCTGAACAACGTTCAATACTCGCTGAGGAAAGGTGTCAGTCTGTGTGCAAAGGGGCTCTTTGTGCTAAGTGCAGTAATATATCGCAAGAAACATAAAGACGAAAACCAAAAAACTGAGCATGTCAAATGTTCTAAACGGGTTCTAGTTCTAAATTATTAAGCTATTTGATCAATGGAAAGCCATAAATTCAGTTGATCAAATCTTAAGTTAACGAATTGTTGTTCAgttatttacacataaaaaaaaaatttggaatAGAAGACATTGAACTATCTACGTAAACAGATAAATCTTGTATTCTAAAAACAGCTGATGTAAGTATTAAAACCTTAATTCaaatataaagtacagaacaacgtttcaatcttctcgggtcattttcaggttaacaaaagttTGCAAACTTTCGGGGTTTATTTCCTTCAGTTTGTGTAACTAATTGTCTAACTAATCCTTTCTGTTTTTCTCTACTACTCAACCTGACGATTCCCTAACATCgagatgatttttttatttgtttatctgcGACTATAATGGATTAAATCTCTTTCACCACGTGAAGacctttcattaaaaatatacaattacttTACTTCCTGTTATTTCTCATATTTTAGTATCTAATACATCTATAAATGGCTCATATCTAATACATCTATAAATGGCTCATATCTAATACATCTATAAATGGCTCATAtctaatatatctataaatggCTCATATCTAATACATCTATAAATGGCTCATATCTAATACATCTATAAATGGCTCATATTTAATACATCTATAAATGGCTGCTGCCAACAAATCCATCAATCCACAATAAGTATTTGAGCAAAGTAATTGGACAAGTCATTCCAAATCTTCTGCAAATTTAGCTAAGTTTTCTTCTATACTTTATGTTCTGTTCTCAAACTTTGCTCTGAGTATTTCCTTCTAACATTTCACTTCAAACCTGTTGGATGAGGCAGCTATCAGAactttgtagttgttttttgttggaaGGCTGCTTAATATCGTTAAAACTGGTCTTAAATGGACACATAAATTAGTAGCTTGTTTTTGGCTCCTTCATCTATTCACTCTGGGAATGATTTTGAAGTGAGCCTGATTTGAATTCTATGACACCATAACATCAAAATATGTTGGTTTCTCAATTGGACAATATTTCTGAATTGGCCATCTAAGTTTTGGAAATGGATATAGTAGTGACATGGCTGGAATAGTCCAGCAAGGTCCTGCAGTAACAGATAAGTACAGATCAAATAAATGTTCCTGTTCCATGTTTTGTAGTAGATGTTTTAAGGTTGAGTAGGTGCAGAAAGAGGTATGGTTCGATTTTGTAATTACAGCCTTTATGTAAATCTTTGATGTCTTTCTGTACTTCATAAATCTTACTTCTACAATTCTTCTGTGAATCTGTAATAGTTTCATGAATACTGTCTTTAATCaaagttactttgtttttaattgtcaTTTGAATAGTGCGCCTCTTTTTATAACTCCTCTCATAAGATCCTGGCTCTTTTGTATaggtttttcattgtttaattaactCTATCAGGTTTCTATTTTTCTGGGTGTTCATGTGATCATCTTGATAGGTGAAGTTTACtcaaataactgtattttttttttcaaagtaacacCACTTTTGAGGTCAAAGTTGTGATGTTCTCTATTGTTGGACAGGAGCTATCGAATTATTTAGTGAAAATGATGCAAAGTAGAGTCCACGTAACAATAACAAATcgttttgtttcttacataacgTTTGGTGCGTAGGCTTAAGTTCGCAAACAACATTTTCACTTTCAGCAGAAAGGCCTGACAAGTGGTTTTCGATACCCGCAAtgagtagagcacaaatagctcattgtgtagctttgcggttagcaacgaagaaaaaaaaactcacccATGTTTCAATCACTTTAAGCATCAAGTGACGTAAATAGTTATCACTGACGATTGATGTCAACGTGTAACAGACttaatcagtattttaatataatgacaaGTATAACATATAACTGACAAGAgaatatttgttcatttattattatgcGAATGAGCTGCCTACGTTATGCTGggcctagcatggtcaggtgattaggacGATCGATTCGCAATCTGTGAGTCGCGGGATCACATTTGggctccccgctggtacagcgatagtTCTACGGATTTataaatcaggggttcaatttccgtcggtggactcagcagatagcctaatgtggctttgctatgagaaaaacacacaaacacataccaAACTTGGCATGAAGTTTTGTGGGGTTCATGAggagacacaaacaaatttaccGTTTCACATTCGGTGTTTTGATGTTTATATGagctttttggtttgttttttttggcagATTAtgtgtaaaggaaaaaaaaaaacttttcacgtcctaagataacctttcattaaccaTGAATTTACACAACTTCCGTCCAGGATACGGGTACCCTAGCTACACAACTTTCGTCCAGGATACGGGTACCCTAGCTACACAACTTCCGTCCAGGATACGGGTACGCTAGCTCGTTACACTGACAAGTGAACCAGCATTCGTCAAATTAGTTCTACATaaaacacaccaaacatggtACTCTAACCCTGAGCTAATCTTGACAGTATCTTATGTTTATTGCTGACACTTCCTTTAATGTCTACTTCACAAGTAGtacccgctggtacagtggtaaatctacggatttataaccctaaaatcacAGTGGTTCAGTAACtctccccgtcgcgccaaacatgctcgccctttcagccgtgggggcgtaataatgtgacggtcaatcccactattcgttggtaaaagagtagcccaagagttgatggtgggtggtgatgactagctgccttccctgtagtcttacactgctaaattagggacggctagcacagatagccctcgaatagctttgtgcgaaattcaaaaacaaacaataccccTCGGTGGACAAGACAggtggcctgatgtggcttttctcaaaagaaaacacTCGCACTCCCTTTACAAGTAACAGTGTTAAAGGTcaggtatttttttttatttactgtttcttagacatttgggcccggcatggccaggtgggttaaggcgtgcgactcgtaatctgagggtcgcgggttcgcatccccgtcgcaccaaacatgctcgccttttcagccgtggggacgttacaatgtgacggtcagtcccactattcgttggtaaaaagagtaacccaagagttggcggtaggtggtataaagctactcgagggctatctgtgctagtcatccctaatttagcagtgtaagactagagggaaggaagctagtcatcaccacccaccgccaacttttgggctactcttttaccaatgaatagtgggattgaccgtaacgttataacgcccccacggctgggagggtgagcatgtttggcgcgacggggatgcgaacccgcgaccctcagattacgagtcgcacgccttaacacgcttagccatgccgggccccttttaACATGTCAGTAATCTTGCAATAGACCGAAACGACATTTCTTCATCCAATCTTTTCACGTCTACAACAAAGAGACTATTTATAAATTCTATAATTTGTGTTGCTACAAATCATTCACATGAAAAGTATCCTAGTAACTAATTAAAAGATACGGTTGatgatatttattattgatttaaaaaatagcTAATTTCACCAGAATCTAAAGTAATCAATCCCATGTGTGTTTCAGAAAAGCTTTATGAATAATGTATGCGgacatatgaaatataaaacacaagcTTCTTAAAATAGTATGTTCGAAATTAACTTTGTAGTTAAAGTGTCGGGCTGTGGATCCAAATGTCAGGAGTTTAAGACGAGATTCAATTCGACACTTTTAGCTGTGGAGCTATAGAAAGATAactaatcccattattcggttcAAGCAGTCGGACTAGATCCTCGTGACAGTTGATGATGCTGGTTAGTAGCTCAAACTTAAAGATGGCCAAACCTGGTTCCAAAGGGTCTCTGACTTAGCCGTTTAGCCTACTTGCGCGTAAGATTGTGTTCCGGTTGTGAAGTTCAATTCCAGTTGAAACGGTTTAGATGTTCACTACAAAGTTAGTAACATTTAGGTACAAATATTAGGCGTTACCACTATCAAACATCTTTATTTTCCTTTCAATAGACGAATTTGTATtgcatttctaatatatatatcattcagaTTTAGTACTAACAACAAAAATGCAAATACACTGgttcaataacaacaacaacaaaagcactGAACTTTGTATCGTTTTGTTTTCTTGGttaaagcaaaaaaaatgttaatttaaatacaatcaAAAGAACGTTAGAATCAAAAAGGCCATTTTAAGACAGAGGTAAACTATCGATGTAAcagaagtatttgttttaaaacaacaactaacattAGGCTAAACAATTTGTTCATTCTATAAggttttcttgattttttttaaccGCAATATGTTACTCACTGTGTATCCGTCAAAAGATAACGACATCATATCTAGAATATCTGATATCCTTTAGATTTTACACATAAAATCCAAGTTAATAAGCACAAACTTACAAACCGCTGCtgttaataacaataatgaaaaaaatagttgTTGGCTTGTTTGTATCATGAATTTCTGAAAAGTAATCATGCTCAGTGTTACGAAACGGTCAAAGAATAGaggaaaatttttgtttttctttattagatgTTTGTTACTACGAACAAAAACCATTGAAGGACATCAGTTAAAAGTCTTTTTTCTATAAATAAGTGTGGATAGATTCTCCCCTGTGGATAGACGGTAACTTTAGGGACTTTCAACGTTTAATCAGGGTTAGATTCTTCGCGGcggatttagtttgttttgaattttgcgcaaagctacacgagggcgctACTGTCATCATTCCTTTTATAGGGAAGGACTACAAGGGCTgcttgtttaccaacgaatagtgggattgaccgtctaaTTATAACACTTCCATGGATGAAAGTGCGAGTATCTTTGGTGGggcaaggattcgaacccacgatcctcagaatgcgagtcgagaaccttatccacctggccatgctgggtccagCGCGGTGAGCTAATCGCAGAGAgcttattgtgtatatttttgcgctaaaacaataacaatgtatAGATTACGTCTACTCCAGTTTTAAAGGATCTTTCCttcttttctattattaaaacctAATTTCTTGTTGCAAAACATTCTTTTTTCTAGACCAATTCTTTAGGTTACAAATTACTTTGCTTTTAAAAGTCTTGCATGTGGTTAATTCAAAAACACTAGCAAGAAAAAAAATCCTTGTTAATGTTTTTCGTCGGATGGTTAAAAACGTTTCAATTCACGTCACAATTGTCTACATTTCGTTGATTGCGTTTCTAGTATTTAAAAATTCCATATTTCAGTTTTCTTGTTCTATTTCCCGCAGAGGATACGTGAACGGGCACGTAAACTGGATAACTCCCGTTTTCTTGTAGCCAAGATGGCGTCTTTATTGGGAGGACTGTCACTGGAGAATTTCCTGTTGCATAGTTTGATGACGAGTTGAAAAGATGCCCTAATttaacaggaaaaaaaataatGCGATGGTTTGTCTCATTACCAAATCGTAATCCTGCTGTGGTCTCGTTATCTCGGTTTGATGCCATGCTCTGTTCTGAGGTTTCTTGTTTAGGTGTTCCAAGTTCATCAGATGAGTTCAACCAAAACTGACTTGAATTGTTATTGATTGGCTCAGTCACGTGGTCTGACAACTCGGTGCCGTTTTCCCTCAGTGTATTATCCCACGATGTCGTATTATGAGCATCCGTTTCATTttcgttattaaaataaatatctgaaaatgaTGCATTATTCATTGAATAGGTCGTGTTTTCGAATCGTGTATCAAAAGATAACGTGGCTTCCGAAGCACTTTCTGTAGAagtattattgtaaaatgtaGAAATGAAACTATCTGTTGAGTTCATTATGTTGTCGATTGTTGTAACACTTTCTGCTTCTGTAGACGGTGTTGTTGAATCTGTGATTCCGTTTTCCAAAGAGTTACAGGAAGTAACTTGGTCTTCAGGGTAAGTATAGTCATTTTCATCTGAATCGACGAGAATGCTGTTTACGTATACGTTTgagttataaatattgtaagtgTCCCCAGTGTCATGCTTTGTAGCTTGTGTTGTTGAAAGTGTCACTTCATTTATCAAAGTGTTGTTGTTACTGATGGGATGGATACCAACATCAGGAGGAAGGCTTTGTTTCGTCATATTAGCGTCATCAGAAAGTGAATAACTGGAGTTATATTTCGTGACATAACGAACAATAGCACTTTCTAGATCATCAGGGTACTTATAATAATCTCCACTTGAGTTGGTATATTTGTTGTACAGATATATGATTGagttgtaaatattataagtgtCTCCATGGTTATGTTTCCGCAACTTTTCATCGTATTTTAGTAGCTGTTCACCGCCATCTTCGTTACTGTTGTCCATATCATGATCATCTTTGTAACTGTTGTTCATATCGTTATCATCATTGTAACTGTTGTCCATGTCATGATCATCTTCGTGACTGTTGTCCATCTTATAATTTTCATGATCACCATAATGTTCATGAGAATTGTGGTAATGTTCGTCCTCAGGCTGAGAATCTTCGTCGTCTAAATAAATGACATATGATGAATTTGAATTTCCTATACCTTCTAGAGCGCCATCTACCTCTTCTTTTGCAATGTCCCTAGCACCACCATTTTGTCGCGTCATTACTGCCGGAAATCCTTCGTTATCATTGGGAGTGTTGAGGCCAAACAAAGTCGAATCTTTCATTACAGTGACGTCAGCAGGGTTCTTGCCTTCAACTGCTGGATCATTAGTTCTCACTGTGGCGTAGAATCCATTTTTGTCCGCAGTGTATTCCACCACTCGACTGTTATCATCCTCACCAATAATCTTATAAGATCCCGACACTTTGCCTGACTCGTTGGACGATTCTTGATGAGAATAGCCGCCATTTTGGCCGATTGGAACTTCGTATTGAAAAGAGTAAGGAAACCATCCACGATTTAACTGCAAGAAGAAAAGTTACAAAGTTCACTTAATGTAAGCTTCTTTTCGACAATGTATTCGTTGGATGCTGATATAATTaggaatataataataatgaaataaataaatgcattcaaaatttccaaaatagggcgctcgactcgtaatccgaggatcgagggtttgaatccccgtcacatcaaacatcctcactctttcagccgtgggggcattataatgtacggtcaatgccactactcgtcggtaaaagagtagcccaagagttggcggtgggtggtgatgactagctgccttccctctagtcttacactgctaaattagggacggctagcgcatatagccctcgtgtagctttgcgcgaaatgcaaaacaaacaaacaaacaatgacaaaatacacacacagatTAACCGTTTTCAGCTCGCGTGTTCCagataataatgtaaagaaaacgTGTGACGTCAAAATTAAATTGTAACACAAATGTTGAGATTTTGATCGTTTTCAGACGAGTTTTattaacgtttgttttgaatagaataaaacaaatcGAGACTGTAGTACTATTTGTCTACCTTTTAGTCTCCTGTTatgtttttaacagaaataaaattctACTCCGTGCAGAGAAAACTCCTCAGTAGACGGTACAAACACAGAACCTTCTGGAATGACAATAATGTTAAAGCACGTTTGTAGCTgaaattgtaaatttttaaagtCGGTGGTGTTAAGAACTGCAAAATTGAACTTTTTCTATGCTTTGCGTTATAATTTCTAAAACTGTCGAAGTAATAAATGTATGGCCTGAAACCTGCTATTATTTGCTTACTCTTAACTACTTGTCGCACTGTTTCTTTGATTACTTGCCCTTTGAACGTGAAAGCAAAATTTCATAAGACGCACAAAGTTGACCAAGTCATTTTTGAAGGGTGAGTGTGAGAAACGGTCATTTAATTATGGTATTCTGGTGTGTGTTGGAaggatttattttgtttgtttttgaatttcgcacaaagctacacgggggctatctgcgctagccgtccctaatttagcagtgtaagactagagggaaggcacctagtcatcaccacccaccgccaactcttgggctactcttttaccaacgaatagtgggattgaccgtcacattataacgcccccacgactgggagtgcgagcatgtttggcgcgacggggatgcgaacccgcgacactcagggAAGGGTTTAAATTGTCTTAAAGTGGTTCcctgtgtgtttgttttactgAAGTTATTGTTTTTAAGAGTTAACTTTTTGTAACTTTATCATGAGGCGAGACAATTCGTGAGATGAACACGTTAttagatatattattatatgtaggccataaataattaataagtataatacaGATTGATGTAAATCAATCACGACCGGTTCTAAAACCACATTCAAAAACGAAGTGATAAAACTGTACCTTGATCAGGCGACATTATATGAGCTTTGCATGTACTAATGTCCTTTATTGCTCATAGTAAATGTATCTCTAACACTCGTTGAGTTTTTTGTCCAACCAGCCTTCACTGTTTTTCTGCTTGACTAATAcctatggccaggtgggttaaggcgttcgacaggtaattcgagggtcgcaggttcgaatcccggtcgcgccaaacatgctcgccctttcagcagtgggggcgttatgatgtgatggtcaatcccactattcgttggtaaaagagtatcacaagagttggcgttgggtggtgatgaataactgcctcccctctagtcttacactgctaagttagggacggctagcgcagatagccctcgtgcagctttgcgcgaaattcaaaaacaaaacaaaaccaacactTGTAGCCATGCTGTTCTCTCGCATTCTCGATGGACATCTGCAACATGGGTTATCATTCATTTCAGTCATATTCCCTACGCTGTTTGCTTATCAGATGGATAGAACCCATAAAGCAGACTGAGAATGTTCCAACGTATATGAGCTAACTCGCGTTAGACGATACCATTCCTTCTTACTTTTGACCGTTGAGATTCACCATCTTCTTAGTACCATGGTGTAACTTACGTTTCAAGAAGCATTTtcgtgtgttataactgtatattgtattgaaacagttaaaatgttttaacaaatcgTGTGCTTATAAATGGGCCACTCTACAAAATTCAAGACATTGCATTACaaccaaaaaaaaataaagaaaatggtaCTTCCAGTTCAAGTGTTTTGATATCTGAACTAGTATTTATGGATTTCCTTTTGCTACTGATAATTTAGTTGAATATTTTAGTTCATTTCACTCAAACTGTTACTGTATTGCGAGTTTCTTTGCTACTGTAATCCTTTCACAAAAATTTATTGTCTTGTTGAATATTTCAATGTTGAAATTAATCCATTCCCTTGTTAGCATTAATGGAAAGAATAGATGcacattgtatttaaataatgtcTTCTACGTAACTAATTACAGTTAACAAATCTTAACATGCAAATCAAATTCTTTGCTTCTGTCCACATGCTGCTTAACTGTAGTGGTCTTTGTGTAAGTGATTAATTTGCATTAAACAACAACCATTATTAATAACTTTCTGTAGGGTTAGTACATAAGACCACAtggatacatatttatttataaattcattttgcTATAAAGTATCTCACCGTCAAACTTTCGTCACATACTATAATAGCTTGCCTGTTGCTCCCACATTAATTACCTTAGCAATCTTGGATTTCTGCCCAAATTATGACTCTGTCTGAAATCCCATAATATGCTGCTATCAATGAGACA encodes:
- the LOC143246618 gene encoding uncharacterized protein LOC143246618, producing MSWKATLLFAGLVWVTYCDSQEVYTPEYDIKTPKDSRGTTQEQTYHPQLNRGWFPYSFQYEVPIGQNGGYSHQESSNESGKVSGSYKIIGEDDNSRVVEYTADKNGFYATVRTNDPAVEGKNPADVTVMKDSTLFGLNTPNDNEGFPAVMTRQNGGARDIAKEEVDGALEGIGNSNSSYVIYLDDEDSQPEDEHYHNSHEHYGDHENYKMDNSHEDDHDMDNSYNDDNDMNNSYKDDHDMDNSNEDGGEQLLKYDEKLRKHNHGDTYNIYNSIIYLYNKYTNSSGDYYKYPDDLESAIVRYVTKYNSSYSLSDDANMTKQSLPPDVGIHPISNNNTLINEVTLSTTQATKHDTGDTYNIYNSNVYVNSILVDSDENDYTYPEDQVTSCNSLENGITDSTTPSTEAESVTTIDNIMNSTDSFISTFYNNTSTESASEATLSFDTRFENTTYSMNNASFSDIYFNNENETDAHNTTSWDNTLRENGTELSDHVTEPINNNSSQFWLNSSDELGTPKQETSEQSMASNRDNETTAGLRFGNETNHRIIFFPVKLGHLFNSSSNYATGNSPVTVLPIKTPSWLQENGSYPVYVPVHVSSAGNRTRKLKYGIFKY